One sulfur-oxidizing endosymbiont of Gigantopelta aegis genomic region harbors:
- a CDS encoding TlpA family protein disulfide reductase codes for MTLLFKQTTTLKQILTVIFLSLLIITQSYALDKLPRGIIYQDGRDAPPLLLKMLDGDVYNITESKGKWVFVHFWATWCGPCRKEIPTIQAIVNKFADSHLDITIVNTAESEDTVFNFLGLLAPDINTLMDEDGLATEKWQPRGLPATFFVDPNGKIRYLALGGRPWDKADYLQFLQQLKNKP; via the coding sequence ATGACTCTTTTATTTAAACAAACAACAACTCTAAAACAAATATTAACAGTTATTTTTCTTAGCCTATTAATAATCACTCAGTCTTATGCGCTAGATAAGCTACCCCGAGGCATTATTTATCAAGATGGTCGAGATGCACCGCCTTTGCTATTAAAAATGCTTGATGGAGATGTTTATAATATTACCGAGTCAAAAGGCAAGTGGGTGTTTGTGCATTTTTGGGCAACCTGGTGTGGGCCATGTCGAAAAGAGATACCGACTATCCAAGCAATAGTGAATAAATTTGCCGATAGCCATCTTGATATTACCATTGTCAATACCGCCGAATCTGAGGATACGGTGTTTAACTTCTTGGGTTTATTAGCACCGGATATTAATACTTTGATGGACGAGGATGGGCTGGCGACAGAAAAATGGCAACCTAGAGGCCTGCCCGCTACTTTTTTTGTTGATCCCAATGGGAAGATTCGTTATTTAGCCTTGGGAGGAAGACCTTGGGATAAGGCAGATTATTTACAGTTTTTACAGCAGCTAAAAAATAAGCCCTAA
- a CDS encoding amidase family protein — MKNSYSVDNKGFTAVETTIAQLQQAIKNQTSDCEQITGQFIKRIQSYDKSTHLNAIILINKNALQRAKSLDQQWQKTHKMSSLHCVPVILKDNFNTADMPTEAGSIALKGSQPAQDAFMVKRLRDAGAIIIAKSNMAEWAFSAYQTISSTHGETLNAYNLDFVPAGSSGGTASAIAANFGVIGMGTDTGNSIRGPAAYLSLVGLRSTLGMTSRSGIVPLLANRDVAGSLTRTVTDAAKTFSVLAGYDKNDSITHNEVARLKTDYTIFLNKSALQGVRLGVMRQIYDTELADFEVIDLMDQAIVDLRQAGAVIIDPFEIKNFKTLSKATGFCSRFRYDLNQYLNHTVFSDNTSAPIKKFQDIIEQKLFSEQSAADMKWAEAVHIAPKMMQPPCVGVQNDPRRKAFLNAVVDAMDKANIDAIIYPSWSNPPRRVGDNNSPHGDNSPIIAPHTGQPAITVPMGYTQGNLPAGLQFLARPFDDGKLLAYAFAYEQYSLHRKAPVLFPQLIH, encoded by the coding sequence GTGAAAAATAGCTATTCAGTCGATAATAAAGGGTTTACGGCGGTTGAAACTACCATTGCACAACTCCAGCAAGCCATAAAAAATCAAACGAGTGATTGTGAACAAATCACTGGCCAATTTATTAAGCGCATTCAAAGCTATGATAAAAGCACTCATCTAAATGCCATTATCCTGATCAATAAAAATGCCCTGCAAAGAGCAAAATCTCTCGATCAGCAATGGCAGAAAACTCATAAAATGAGTTCACTACATTGTGTACCCGTGATATTAAAAGATAATTTCAATACCGCTGATATGCCTACTGAGGCGGGTTCAATTGCCTTAAAGGGATCACAGCCTGCTCAGGATGCCTTTATGGTAAAACGCTTGCGTGATGCCGGGGCTATTATTATTGCCAAGTCAAATATGGCGGAGTGGGCATTCAGTGCCTATCAGACCATTAGTTCTACTCATGGTGAAACTCTCAATGCCTATAATCTTGATTTCGTTCCAGCAGGGTCAAGTGGTGGCACTGCTTCGGCAATTGCTGCGAACTTTGGTGTTATAGGTATGGGAACCGATACCGGTAATTCAATTCGTGGCCCGGCAGCGTATTTGTCCTTAGTGGGGCTACGTTCTACATTGGGCATGACTAGTCGTAGCGGTATTGTGCCACTCTTAGCCAACCGGGATGTTGCCGGTTCATTGACGCGTACCGTTACCGATGCAGCAAAAACTTTTTCAGTGCTTGCAGGCTATGATAAAAACGATTCGATTACTCATAATGAAGTGGCCAGACTGAAGACTGACTATACGATTTTCTTAAACAAATCTGCCTTGCAGGGGGTACGCCTTGGAGTGATGCGACAGATTTATGATACAGAGTTGGCTGATTTTGAGGTGATTGACTTAATGGATCAGGCTATAGTCGATTTACGTCAGGCGGGTGCGGTGATTATCGATCCTTTTGAGATTAAGAATTTTAAAACACTGAGTAAGGCGACAGGATTTTGCAGTCGCTTTCGTTATGATTTAAATCAATATTTAAATCATACTGTTTTTAGTGACAATACATCTGCCCCGATTAAGAAATTTCAGGACATTATTGAGCAAAAATTATTTAGCGAACAAAGTGCTGCGGATATGAAGTGGGCGGAAGCTGTACACATAGCCCCAAAAATGATGCAACCACCCTGTGTTGGTGTACAAAATGACCCACGGCGCAAGGCTTTTTTAAATGCAGTAGTCGATGCAATGGACAAAGCCAATATTGATGCCATTATTTACCCAAGCTGGAGTAATCCCCCAAGGCGCGTCGGTGATAATAACTCTCCCCATGGTGATAATAGTCCGATAATTGCACCCCATACGGGGCAACCGGCAATCACTGTGCCAATGGGTTATACACAGGGCAATTTACCAGCGGGCTTACAATTTCTCGCACGACCCTTTGATGATGGTAAATTATTAGCTTATGCATTTGCCTATGAGCAGTACAGCTTACATAGAAAAGCACCCGTGTTGTTTCCTCAACTAATTCACTAG
- a CDS encoding ammonium transporter produces MSKIHRLSAISLISLVALFLSSNLFAADAINGADTAWVMISTVLVLFMTLPGLALFYGGLVRTKNVLSVLMQCFAITSIMSILWLVAGYSLAFSDGGSMNAFIGGFDKVLFAGVMEGSVSGTIPEGLFALFQMTFAIITPALIVGGFAERARFSAMMLFSAIWLFVVYVPITHWVWAEGGWLFEMGLLDFAGGTVVHITAGVAALVTAIVIGKRKDFGVHAMPPHNLTMTVIGAGMLWVGWFGFNGGSALAADGNAAMAMLVTHISAASGAAMWAAIEWVRHGKPSVLGIVTGMVAGLGTITPASGFVGPAGALAIGLIAGMVCYTATQVIKVKLKLDDSLDVFPVHGIGGIIGTFMAGIFASASLGVFSGQGYAEGMTMSSQVWVQLIGISATLTYTAVMTYIILKVVDRFVSLRVDHEEEIEGLDIVSHDERGYDF; encoded by the coding sequence ATGTCTAAAATTCATCGCTTATCCGCTATTTCTCTGATCTCATTAGTAGCACTGTTTTTATCGAGCAATCTCTTTGCTGCAGATGCCATTAATGGTGCCGACACCGCATGGGTCATGATTTCCACTGTGCTGGTCTTGTTTATGACTCTGCCGGGTCTGGCATTGTTTTATGGAGGCCTGGTGCGTACCAAAAATGTCTTGTCAGTACTGATGCAGTGTTTTGCTATTACCAGTATTATGTCGATACTCTGGCTGGTCGCGGGCTATTCTCTAGCCTTTAGTGACGGCGGCTCAATGAATGCTTTTATTGGTGGTTTTGACAAAGTTCTCTTTGCCGGAGTGATGGAAGGCAGTGTTTCAGGCACGATTCCAGAAGGTTTGTTCGCCTTATTTCAAATGACTTTTGCCATTATTACCCCGGCTTTAATTGTCGGTGGTTTTGCTGAGCGGGCAAGATTTTCAGCCATGATGCTATTCAGCGCTATCTGGTTGTTTGTTGTTTATGTACCCATTACCCATTGGGTCTGGGCAGAGGGTGGTTGGTTATTTGAAATGGGTTTATTAGACTTTGCCGGTGGTACGGTAGTGCATATTACTGCTGGTGTCGCGGCCTTAGTGACAGCGATAGTTATTGGTAAACGTAAAGATTTTGGTGTTCATGCAATGCCACCACATAACCTAACCATGACCGTCATTGGTGCTGGCATGTTATGGGTTGGCTGGTTTGGTTTTAATGGCGGTAGCGCTTTAGCGGCTGACGGTAATGCTGCAATGGCGATGCTTGTCACCCATATTTCTGCTGCATCAGGCGCTGCAATGTGGGCCGCTATCGAATGGGTAAGACATGGCAAACCATCCGTACTGGGTATTGTCACCGGTATGGTGGCAGGCTTAGGTACAATTACTCCGGCTTCTGGTTTTGTAGGCCCTGCCGGCGCATTAGCGATTGGTCTGATTGCGGGTATGGTTTGTTACACCGCAACACAGGTAATCAAGGTTAAATTGAAACTGGATGATTCATTGGATGTGTTTCCCGTGCATGGAATTGGTGGCATTATCGGTACTTTTATGGCCGGTATTTTTGCTTCAGCGAGCTTGGGTGTTTTCTCTGGTCAGGGCTATGCCGAAGGCATGACGATGAGTAGTCAGGTTTGGGTGCAGTTAATCGGCATTAGCGCGACACTGACTTATACCGCAGTGATGACCTATATCATCTTAAAAGTAGTTGATAGGTTTGTTAGCCTACGAGTTGACCATGAAGAAGAAATTGAAGGTCTAGATATTGTTTCTCACGATGAACGTGGCTATGACTTCTAA
- a CDS encoding cyclic nucleotide-binding domain-containing protein: MNHILQEILNDQRFPEGSAWQRRVFSNKDMIVEEGQAGGSLFYIESGCLRVSGNIELESKKNIQPGIWELEQGEIFGEIALYQSQFRTASVCAISDVTLVEINGEKLSIYLDDNPQRGYLFYKGLFEILIGRLDRANHRVSDLFAWGLKVHGIKEHL, encoded by the coding sequence ATGAATCATATTCTTCAAGAGATACTAAATGATCAACGATTTCCTGAAGGCTCAGCATGGCAACGTCGTGTTTTTAGCAATAAGGACATGATTGTTGAAGAAGGACAGGCGGGTGGTTCGTTGTTTTACATAGAGTCAGGTTGTTTGCGCGTGTCTGGCAATATTGAATTAGAATCCAAAAAAAATATTCAGCCGGGTATCTGGGAGTTGGAGCAAGGAGAGATATTTGGGGAAATTGCTCTGTATCAATCGCAGTTTCGTACTGCCTCTGTGTGCGCCATATCGGATGTGACTTTAGTTGAAATTAATGGCGAAAAGCTCAGTATTTATCTGGATGATAATCCTCAACGGGGCTACTTGTTTTATAAAGGTCTGTTTGAAATTTTAATCGGTCGTTTAGATCGAGCCAATCATCGAGTCAGTGATCTCTTTGCCTGGGGCTTAAAAGTTCATGGCATTAAAGAACATTTGTAA
- a CDS encoding FAD-dependent monooxygenase, which yields MDYDVIIAGAGPAGLSVGSELSKELKVLVIDKKEKISDCHRSWLVPDLCVQGGNAQEITQCAHNGVTHFLTKTFGGACVKWDALLKYYFIDEHKVLPMWGDILESNGAKILLGCLYQDSEVEQDKVIVSTSEGTFTTRLLIDASGYNSPIRKKYNIMEKGYYWWSVYGAIVEFPDGLNDMEVGDYMLWQTFKDTNAHVDTSMAHGRPVLEYEILDDKTAFVFIFYLRKNQVEKDMMHEEFDHVLRHEKSMKNYENCTIKEWKFGWYPMGGMNSQKVAEDRVTFIGDAGCWTAPCGWGFSFVVDNYKKYAANLLASINNEQFDKCHLVNLIQLSVRTKSQVLIDQITTHFLANASAPMLDKFINLFEPGGPLGDKGPLLCEKLFTLTLSDDDVKFMLKVAVKYFDLRELMHIMPHEDYFLLLEEVKEYVEAEVLDGLHELLSIFKHKKIRSVHINGFDFS from the coding sequence ATGGATTATGATGTGATTATAGCGGGAGCAGGGCCAGCAGGTTTAAGCGTGGGCTCTGAACTATCAAAAGAACTTAAAGTACTGGTGATTGATAAAAAAGAAAAAATCAGTGATTGTCATCGTAGTTGGCTGGTGCCGGATCTCTGTGTACAAGGAGGTAATGCCCAGGAAATAACACAGTGCGCACATAATGGTGTGACTCATTTCTTAACCAAAACCTTTGGTGGTGCTTGTGTTAAATGGGATGCCTTATTGAAATATTATTTTATTGATGAGCATAAAGTCCTGCCTATGTGGGGTGATATATTGGAATCTAACGGGGCGAAAATTTTACTGGGTTGCCTCTATCAAGACAGTGAAGTTGAGCAAGATAAAGTCATAGTAAGCACTTCAGAAGGAACCTTTACCACTCGTTTGCTGATCGATGCATCGGGTTATAATTCTCCTATTCGTAAGAAATATAACATCATGGAAAAGGGCTATTATTGGTGGTCTGTTTATGGTGCCATTGTCGAATTTCCAGATGGCCTAAATGATATGGAAGTGGGCGATTATATGCTCTGGCAAACGTTCAAAGATACCAATGCGCATGTTGATACCTCGATGGCACATGGCCGTCCGGTATTGGAATATGAAATTCTAGATGACAAAACAGCCTTTGTCTTTATTTTTTACTTACGTAAAAATCAAGTAGAAAAAGACATGATGCACGAAGAATTTGATCATGTATTACGTCATGAAAAATCCATGAAAAACTACGAGAACTGTACCATCAAAGAATGGAAGTTTGGTTGGTATCCCATGGGGGGAATGAATTCACAAAAAGTAGCAGAAGATAGGGTTACTTTTATTGGTGATGCTGGTTGTTGGACTGCTCCCTGCGGCTGGGGATTTTCTTTTGTGGTTGATAACTACAAAAAATATGCCGCGAACTTGTTGGCGAGCATTAATAATGAGCAATTTGATAAATGCCATTTAGTTAATTTGATTCAACTGTCGGTGCGTACCAAAAGCCAAGTGCTAATTGATCAAATTACCACCCATTTTCTTGCCAATGCCAGTGCGCCAATGCTGGATAAATTTATTAATTTATTTGAACCCGGTGGTCCCTTGGGCGATAAAGGGCCTCTACTCTGTGAAAAATTATTCACCTTGACTCTCAGCGATGATGACGTGAAGTTTATGCTTAAAGTAGCTGTGAAGTACTTTGACCTACGTGAATTGATGCATATCATGCCCCATGAAGATTATTTTCTATTGTTGGAAGAAGTTAAAGAGTATGTAGAGGCTGAAGTGCTGGATGGACTGCATGAATTGTTAAGCATCTTTAAGCACAAGAAAATTCGTTCAGTACATATTAATGGCTTTGATTTTAGTTGA